CCCACAACAAGGAAATCTAACCTAGTCTTGGGATAGGGGGTCAGGAAAGACCTTCATGGAGGAAAGGATCTCTAGGCTTAGTTAATAAGAAGGAAGAAGGGGGAGTGAACATGGAAGAACATTCCACCTAAGCAACAGCCACATGTAACTCCTCACCGTTCCCTGATCACGGAATGACTTCATTACTCCTCGTGACTCTCATTTCTATTATTCTCTGACTTATGTCTTCCTATCCCCACAGACAAAGAGTTTCCCTCATCACCTGCTTCCCTACTAAGCACAGAAAATATTCAGgacatgtttattgaatgaattaacTTCCCCCTATTTTTTCCTTAGGAATAAAGACCCACTTTTCCAAACTGGCCGCCTAAGCCATGGTTCTCCACGCGGTTTACACCAACTAGCTCCTGGCTTCAACAGACTCACGCTCAATTCACAGTACCAAACCAGTTCACATTCTTCAAACCTGCAGATACAAGAAAAGATGCCTCTAACTCAATCTCTGCGGTGTTTATTTCCCACCTACGAATCAAGAACACCAAGTgagacttccacctccaggtttTGCCTCAGGCAAGTCATTGAGCCTGTCTGACCCACAGACATCACCTCTCCAGCCACCTTGCCTGTCTAGCTGACCCACAGGCATCACCTCTCCAGCCACCTTGCCTGTCTAGCTGACCCACAGACATCACCTCTCCAGCCACCCTGCCTGTCTAGCTGACCCACAGACATCACCTCTCCAGCCACCTTGCCTGTCTAGCTGACCCACAGACATCACCTCTCCAGCCACCTTGCCTGTCTAGCTGATACAGACAGAGCTTCAGGGCTTTATCACCAAGTTCTCATCCAACCGTTTTAGCAACTGGACGATTGCTTAGTATCTTCAACAAATTCTGATTATGTTTTAAAGGTACATTATGAAAAGCAAATTCTTTTGAACTGCTTCCTCCCCACTTTTGTTTAAACCAACTTGTGACTGGCCAACAATTTTATTCATTATAGTTACCATTTCATTTTCCACCCCCACAAGATACATTCTTTCACTATAGGATGTGCCAAGAGTAATTAAGTACTTCTGAGTAAGAGATGAAAAACCCACAGGGTTTGCTGCAGATCGGGTTTACCTAGGCCCTACCTCATATAACTTTTAAGACAAagcaaagaaaactgagaaaactcAGAAGAGACCCACTTTCCCAAAATGGCAGCCTGAGCTATGGTCAGAAAACTCCTTCAAGGAAAAGTTGACAAAGAAAACTCCTTCAAGTTTAGAACCACCTTTACTAGAGTATTAGATAAAGAGTGGGCAATagcggcgcagtggtaaagaatctgcctgccaatgcaggaaacgcaagagACGTAGgtccgatccctgagtcaggaagatcccctggagtaggaaatagcaacccactccattaaccttgccaggaaaattccatggacagaggagcctggcagcctttgcagtccatggggtagcaaaaagttggacacgactgagcgtgcacaaAAGGAAGTAGTGGGAAAACTACAGACGTGCAGACCTAGGTTTGAAGCAGAGCAAGAATTCACAGGAGTTTCCCCTCCTAAAAAGTGAAGAGTATACCTCTGCAACGGTATAATGCCACCTGCATAtgtaacagtgcctggcacacagtcagtACTCAAGAGATGTTACTCTCGCTCTACTTCTCAGAATATAGTTGGGTAATGAGGCTTTTATGGAAAAAGtaagtttaggaaaaaaatatctatGACTACTAAATTACCCTTGTGAACACTTGATCAAAATAAAGATGGCAGAACATGCCAAAACTTAAGACTTTCATAAGAAGTCATTATGAAATCATTTTCTCTTCAAACTGCAACTGAGAAATGAGAATTCTCCCTATCTTTTTGCTACCAGAATTCCCTTAGTCAGACTTTAATGACACTTGATAGAAACTGTTATAGCCATGATAGCTTACTATAAAATTTTCACTGTGTagacagaaataaagatataCTTGAGCACACATACATAAACACGTACACACACCCTTCCTTAAATATAAATGCTTACCACAGAATTAACATATGAAAATAATGCCCAAGCTTCTCAAATTGCAAGGTCAGAATGACTTAAAACAAAAGACAACTAACATCTTAGGGAAACTAAGACgagcaaaaatattttctgttatgtTACATATGCTTATCAGCTTATTTTCACTTGAACCAAATAACTACAATGGTTATTATAAAAGCTTCTTTAGACATGTAAAACATgcccaaataaaatctgtaatgGTTCATACTTAATTATTTTCCCAGAAATATTGTGAGTAGAATAACTCAAAACCCTTTCACAATATTTCTTATCATTCTAAGGAATTAGCTGCAGCCTTTGCTTCCAAAGCCATAACACTATTAATGGTTCTATAACGCCATAGCATTAGGACAAATTAAATGCTCTTAAACAATCAAACAATAATTAAAGGCTGAGAGAGAGTTTAAGTGTTTAAGTTCACGAATTTACCAAAGTCAACTCTAATGCTTTTACATGAACTGTGCTTTCAAATTAAAATTCCCAATTTCTTTAAGAGAAAGCATCTAAGAAACCCACAATAAAGTCAACCAATATAATAAACACTATAACCAGGACAATTACCATGATAAAACACTAGACATTTCATTTCACCGCTTTATGCCACATCTCCACACCATCCAGTGATGGCTTCCCACAGCCAGGTGAGGCAGTTAACGCTCCTGGCACCCAGATGAGGGAGACCAGGCAGTGGGCACCATCAATAGCAAAAGGGgtgctctctttttttctccgtCATGAGATGCTCTCACTTCTCTCTGTTCTCACCAAGTCTTCTCATAAGACTTTCAGGATCAAGCGATTCATGgccaagaaacaaaagcagaactGTCCGAACGCCCCAACGGATTGGATGATAATGTATAACAGAATCAGGTACAGCTCcaagaggagacactggagaAGAACCGAGCTGGGTCTGTAAGGAGTCGCTCACCTGAGCTGGCACACATATAGATGCTGTATCA
This sequence is a window from Ovis canadensis isolate MfBH-ARS-UI-01 breed Bighorn chromosome 9, ARS-UI_OviCan_v2, whole genome shotgun sequence. Protein-coding genes within it:
- the LOC138446255 gene encoding large ribosomal subunit protein eL39-like; the protein is MRLKSSHKTFRIKRFMAKKQKQNCPNAPTDWMIMYNRIRYSSKRRHWRRTELGL